TGATCGCGCGCCGCGCAGCCGAAGAAGTCTTGCCAGTGCCAGCTGAACCGGTGGCCGACAAGAAACCAGCGAAGAAGACGGCCTGATCGTGGCCCGGCGCTCAAGCGTGCAGGGCAACTTCAAGTTGCGCGGGCTGCTGCGCCGGATCGATAACCAGATGGAAAGCGATTTGCGCCCGGCGATGGTCCAGGCTGCCAACTTGGTGCTCGCCACTCAGCAACGCCTGATTCCACGCGATCCGAGCTCTTCGGAGCATATCGAGGATGAGCTTGAGGCATTTGTCTCGAAAAGCGGCCTCGATGCGCAGATTGGTATTCGTGGGAAGAAAGACAATCGGAAGTTCTTCTACGGCCGATTCCTTGAATACGGCACGAAGCAGTACATCCGGGGCGACAGCACTGTCGCTGCTCGGCCCGCGCATCCGTGGCTGCGTCCGTCGTATGACATGAACCGG
This genomic window from Pseudomonas sp. G.S.17 contains:
- a CDS encoding HK97-gp10 family putative phage morphogenesis protein, yielding MARRSSVQGNFKLRGLLRRIDNQMESDLRPAMVQAANLVLATQQRLIPRDPSSSEHIEDELEAFVSKSGLDAQIGIRGKKDNRKFFYGRFLEYGTKQYIRGDSTVAARPAHPWLRPSYDMNREQIIDLITKAVASTLRKAAEAK